The genome window catttttgttgtttgttttattgctttacaacttttatatatggcggaaaacacagacaagactgaaaaagcagtttctgctcttgcactcctctttaaaagaaactgccgtatttgaagccaaaacaactgttgtgtttgatagaacaacatgtctatatgcagccatagcagattcatggcgcataaagcctccgaactatttttaatttgtccgttttaccctgaaaactcacgcaaccgcttttgtttcaacccagccgtaaaacaaaggtaattaattatatttattattcaaaatgtctgtcgtttttagcctataatcattaattgatgtctcatatttcgtttaaaaaaataaaaacgactttaaaaaaaattatttattacttttaaacttattatgtcacgatgaaaaaatggcgtctgtaaaaaagtcacggatatctacctcataactatcgcttaattgtatttttttgttactgtcgcattttcttgatattttagatgataaataatcgacccaaaccgggaaaaaaattgaaaaaaaagtttagaagggtaaatatatgaaaaagaaactcttGACCACTccgtgatgtctgcgatttctgcatcgcgacccctgttaaattatcatgtttcacccataaaatcccccaaaaatccagccgtggccattcacagctgtgtcttgacactaaaggattcatgctacatggagtttttggatcaaaacaaggtaatcactcgataatatctcgttaaagtcatggcgtctgtaattctgctctcgcgttctctcgcctccagatggggttttgctgtttaaaaaattttttttttctaaaaaatgccctcctgttcaaaattttttgtcccccagaaaattgagattttaagctttccaatgatgtatcacacatgcatattggacaattttgaaagttggctaaattgggggtctcagagcggaacttcaatcacctgagtgttttccgccatatataggaaagtcaattacatgcaatgacacttttctgcCACAAGGGGGGCCTTGACCCCCTCCCCCCTTAAATTCCGCTtatgattttaagcttttcaatgatgtatgacacatgcatattggactattttgaaagttggccaaattggggcactcagagtggaacttcaagtcacctgagttttttccgctatatatatttttttgccactgTTCAGTGAAAGAGctttagtttttgtttgttaaaactTCCTTACAAAATTTGAGTATTTTGGTGTAGAACTCTTGTTTATGTAAAGATCCTAGCGACTGTCTGGTGGTTACCATAACAACGACCAGAAGCACCCCAGCGTCGACAAAGACTTGGAAAAGTGATACCAATACAAGCCAAAGTACACTATCAGAGCCAACCTTCAAATTCAGTAGTTGAATTTTGGACATCATATATTAATCATCTCCGAGTTTCCCCGAGGAGAGCATTTCACACACAGTAAGTTGACACGAAACCGTGAAACTCGGCCACTGTCCGCGTGTCAGCCATCAATGATCATTAACACGCTCCTTGTTGTTGTGCGTTCAAGTGTGAAGTGCAGCATGTCCGAGGGTGGACGCTGCGTTGTGACGGCGAGGAGGAGGAACTTCGACAGGAACGACACGCTCAATGAGCTCATAAAAGGTCGTCTTGAGCAAGAACATCTAGTGGCCGTACTGGAGCAACGCGCACAGGTGGCTCCCCAATCTCTGCTTAACCCTtagatcagtacttctcaaatagtggggcgcgcccccctgggggggcgcagagcgatgccagggggggcgcatgtgtcctcggggaacatgcttttttctttttttctttttttttttttgccggactggaataaagtgtacttgcacatccactcagtgggtggcagtggcgctctcattttcagagtgcgtgcagtattttggaACTAAGGAAgggcactcagcacacagaaaacagatatgaagagcagtgcgccgccgccgttttcgaaagccgttttccgaccggactcactcacgcagcgacccactgtcttgtccagttctcacgtcgccgcccgagaagtgccattttcggcttgggatcgtcacgacgaccgccctcacctacggttctacctcggccgccgagaatgcgcttttttcgtgccgtttgccttttagctttgacttttaatacagtggggtgatgaggaaagactactgtttactgtgtctgaaaataattatagcggactgccagaagccaaatcaattaagacgccacttaaagacattcgaccccaatctcattgataagccgcttgattgtttttcagcgaaaacgtgtcgaatgttgccaacaatagtcctgctttgtcagtgttatatcagtaaaccagtgagcattgttagcatgctcattgcaaaatgactccacaccattgcaaaggaggtaatactgagtgtgagcagcaaaaataaaaactgtccttctgtccaaggacactcttttttttcctttattcatttttgttttttcggacaaattttttggcatattgtcctcatgagtaaatgtttctaatcaatttgaatttgttattatttacggattttattacattttatttttctgtatcaaatggtcaaaaatactttgagtgtatttttacagtttgaatgtgactttttttttaaaattcaggcaaattgatgcacgtcaagtcttctctgttacaaacaaaacaatgttaaaaaagttatactttattataagttcatctgttactttttttctttattagaaaaaaaggacacaatgttaggcagatgcgtatttataatagtaattttatagacgaataatactatttacagtggcggcggagagtttgggggggcgcgaaacatttacgtcttgcttggggggggcgtaacagaaaataattgagaagcactgccttagATGCATTagtgcaggggtcgggaaccttttcggCTGAGACAGCAatcaacaccacatatttttaaatgtaattctgtgagagctACGGAAGCATATTGCATTCACatgaaaaattttttaaatggggggctgttttttgaaaaaaaattttcaactcTCCGTTTTTCTGACATTTatttttggggctattttttgaattaatttttttttcaaccctccgtttttctgagtaatttatttttaaggtcgttttttttaattaatttttttcccaacttCGTTTTTCTGAGtcatttatttttgggtttgttttttgaattaatttttttcccaactttgtttttcaaaataatttattttgggggttgtttttttaattaatttgtgtttttccaaccttgtttttcaaaataatttattttcgggtttgttttttgaattattttgtgtttttccaaccttgtttttcaaaataatttatttttgggtttgttttttgaattaatgtttttcttggtagccattagcattagccaagctcaggaaaaaatatttatttgaaaaacgaCCCTTTGAAGGTCTCGCGAGAGGTGTCTTCCAGTATTGAACTTGCAGGACAGAGTTCGCGCGAGACTTCCAAGTGCttgaattttgaataaatattttttcctcgGGAGCCaagctcaggaaaaaaaaaattaattcaaaaaaacaaactcaaaaatacattattttgaaaaacaaagttggaaaaaaattaattcaaaaaacaaacccaaaaataaattattttgaaaaacaaagttggaaaaacacaaaataattcaaaaaacaaacccgaAAATACAACCCCAGAATGGAACCGCAATGGTGCTATTTGTTTTGTGCTAGGTTTGTCCTCATGTGTGCTGCAAAAaaattcgtttgtgctagtaaatattttgtttattgatttactttaaaaaaatgtcctCAACATCAGAgggcagcaccccacttcccgctTCACTGATAACAAAATTCACAAAATGACAAAAGTAACCTTGTGCCTTTCGTTTCCCTATGTAGACGTTGGAGTGTTTGCAACGATGTGAAGATGAGCTACTTAATAAAGTGAAGACAGCCAAGAAATTACTCACAAACCTTGTTAATTCTCCAAAGGTACATTAGATGATAACTTCACAAACACTTTACATAAGACCTCATGATGACGCTCAATATCaatatcccccccaaaaatttgtGGAGTTCACACCTGGGTGTTTTCTCAAATCATGACATATTCGTTAGGCATTAAGGCAGGTAAATTATCATGAACTCTAAGGCTAGAGCACAAAGGAATGTTTTTATTGGGGACTCAAATCCCTTGAAACGTATCTATTACTGTAATGAAATTTGAATACCATTTCCCCCAAGTACATTTAGCATTTCCTACAtgaaatttaaagcaacactaggtaactttttaacctttataaaatattttcataacatttgtgatgtcgacttacaactagttgaatgacacctcttttatatctggagggggtctgtatcactttcaccggcactaattaactttgaggagggtggcaggaactctgccacacaaaaaactacaaatgtgctgactgctttacgggatGGCCATACTAAGCCACACGGTCGCTAACCATCATATGTTATCATTAGCCACAATTGGATTCTTTACcatattaccagtgttgttaataacggcgttacaatataacggcgttactaacggcgttttttttttcagtagtgggtaatctaattaattacttttcttatcttggcaacgccgttaccgtttctgaggacggaaaggcatgcattactatgcgttattatattggtcgaaaagtctgagggagacggacggactcaccgagacgacagagcagagcaggagtggggaggaggcaagaaagttgtaacgccgagcaaacgcgatgctaggtagaggtagctccaataatacatgttgtagccgataggctacaaactacgcccaaatgttatggtagatatggtagacatggtagatatcacatataatgtatatacagtgccttgcaaaagtattcggcccccttgaatcttgcaacctttcgccacatttcaggcttcaaacctaaagatatgaaatttaatttttttgtcaagaatcaacaacaagtgggacacaatcgtgaagtggaacaacatttattggataatttaaacttttttaacaaataaaaaactgaaaagtggggcgtgcaatattattcggcccctttactttcagtgcagcaaactcactccagaagttcagtgaggatctctgaatgatccagtgttgtcctaaatgaccaatgatgataaatagaatccaaatgtgtgtaatcaagtctccgtataaatgcacctgctctgtgatagtctcagggttctgtttaaagtgcagagagcattatgaaaaccaaggaacacaccaggcaggtcccgaGATACTgtcgtggagaagtttaaagccggatttggattcaaaaagatttcccaagctttaaccatctcaaggagcactgtgcaagccatcatattgacatggaaggagcatcagaccactgcaaatctaccaagacccggccgtccttccaaactttcttctcaaacaaggagaaaactgatcagagatgcagccaagaggcccatgatcactctggatgaactgcagagatctacagctgaggtgggagagtctgtccataggacaacaatcagtcgtacactgcacaaatctggcctttatggaagagtggcaagaagaaagccatttctcaaagatatccataaaaagtctcgtttaaagtttgccacgagccacctgggagacacagcaaacatgtggaagaaggtgctctggtcagatgaaaccaaaattgaacttttttgccacaatgcaaaacgatatgtttggcgtaaaagcaacacaaaacctgttggtatctgcacaagacctgagactgggacggagatttatcttacaacaggacaatgatccaaaacataaagccaaatctacaatggaatgcttcaaaaataaacgtatccaggtgttagaatggccaagtcaaagtccagacctgaatccaattgagaatctgtggaaagagctgaagactgctgttcacaaacactctccatccaacctcactgagctcgagctgttttgcaaggaagaatgggcaagaatgtcagtctctcgatgtgcaaaactgatagaaacataccccaagcgacttgcagctgtaattggagcaaaaggtggcgctacaaagtattaacgcaagggggccgaataatagtgcacgccccacttttcagttttttatttgttaaaaaagtttaaattatccaataaattttgttccacttcacgattgtgtcccacttgttgttgattcttgacaaaaaattaaaattttatatctttatgtttgaagcctgaaatgtggcgaaaggttgcaaagttcaagggggccgaatacttttgcaaggcactgtaagtcttgttatttcaagaaatctcattGAGTAAAATCGATTTCAAGCgctgtagcagtagcaaaattagtggagtgtaccccacctccacaacattgacgtctttttacattacttacagtggctgctgctcgcAGGAAAAACTTGTAATAgccctcgtctttgaagggggcggggtCAATTtagcagccaatcaaacgtgcgttttagggaaaaaaatggactggcacattcatagagtgaaaaggggtcaatgtaagtctgaacataataaaagtactgtaattcacttaataatggtaggatctaTTTTATCCTTACAATATATAGGAAGATAGGAAGGATATATAGGaagaaattacctatataactgaagtcattatataatgcaaataaggttgcttaaaagttggtggggataatatgagcatcctgaaaagttggtcgtgttatgtccctcccgtccctatgcaaacgccCTTGGGTTTTACTGTAAGTTACTGTCTTTTAAAGCCAAAATATCCCCTTGTGAAGGAACAAGCTGCAGATCAAAATGTTAAAAAAGCAGAGAAAGAAGCCAACGAGAAAGAAGTCGAGATGAAGATGCTTAAGGAAGAGTACACACAAATGCAGCACACAAAACAGGAGCTCCTTCTTCGCATGCAAAGTTATACAGTTCATCAGGACTACATGCAGCAGGTGGTAAAACTAACTCGGGTAAGGTAACAAAGTCACATGATTGCACAGCAACGTGAAGAGAATCGGTTATGTTATTTTAGTCTCTGACATGTTTGTGTATGTGAACAGTTTGAAGATGAAGCATCTCTAGCAGGTCATCTGGAGAATCTTCTTCGCATCAGGGAGCAGCTTTGTGAGAAGCAGAGGTTAGCAGAAGATCAGATGGACCAGCAGAGGAAAGCCCTGCTGACCTTTAACAGCCAGCATCACATGATGCTTCTGCAATGCAACAATCAGCTGGCACAGATGCACCGCAAACTGGATAGGGCCCATTCTGAAGCAGAACACTGGGTATTGAACCTAATGCCCATGAAAAGGAATCTTATGTTGAATGTTGTACCATAGTAATTGTTTTTCTGTCATTCCTTTACACAGGAGACAAAGTGGAAGCACATTCACAGCACTGCAGCCAAGGCAACGCTCTTACTGGGACAGATCAAGATGGCGACACTCAACCTCTACGAGTTGACGGGCGGTGACATGGAGGGAGAGAAAGGTGTCCCTCTGAATGACAATGACACACAACTGGACAAGGTAGGTACCCTGACGGAGCAACTACTGCAGCACATACAGTGtaacacaaaagtgagtacacccctcgcatttctgcagatataagATATctattcatgggacaacactgacaaaatgacactttgacacaatgaaaagtagtctgtgtgcagcttatatcatcgagttaatttattttccattcaaaataactcaaaaattagccattaatatccaaacccctggcaacaaaagtgactacACCCCATAGaagctacgtacatccctaaatgtccaaattgagtactgcttgtcattttccctccaaaatgtcatgtgactcgttacaggagtgctgtcagcattgctgcagagattgatgcatggctgtcaccccaggaggaagaggcttcctcctggggtgacagctatgcacaccaatttgatgcagAGTGCAGCGCAAACACGGCACTCCCCATACGCATAACACGCACTGCGCGTAGGGCACCAACTCTGCCTGaaggggcacaaaaaaaaaaaaaaaaatcaagtttgtaaaaaatcctaaaaaatagtaattgtaataataacaacaatatatagtatttaaaataaaactttgtaaagcctgataaatgcaagtagtacaaatataagtaacataggctcattatttacacaaaaaaagaatctcCTGTAAGGCCCTCTCGTCAGTCTACCTTTGCCCCCCCATTCCCTAGTGGTTTGCTCCATTATGCTTCAGTCGCAAATTTGGCAGAAGTTTTATTCTTGAAAGGAAATGTCATCGAAAAGAAAACAAGAGTCGGGGCGGAAAAAAAGAAGAGGAAAAAGCAGCGAGATGATGCCCGCGCATCACTTGCAGGTaagaatgttgttgttgttgttttttttaaaacaattgtttatttattatcagctacgtttacatgactacaataatctgATAACTGGGAAAAACCAtgtaatgacaataatgagATTTGACACATTTACGTGACGTGATAATCAGGAAAAAACTGGTTTACATGTTAAGTCAATAGTTCGATTTCTTTTCAAGTACATGATGTAAAACTCTTGGTCTCCGCATAGGCCTTCCTCCATGTTTACCAAAAACCCATGCTTGCTTGAAGTTGTCCCACTGAACCTCTTCAAATGCCTGTGTGGCGATTGCGTTACACAAGCTCGCTAACTGCAGAGTAGGCCCATAGGCTGAAAGCGAATCAGTTTGGCGTCCCTAAGGCCTCTCTAGCGACATCCATTTTTCCATTTGTACACAtgctcagagatgtaaaatagctgtgtttatcagataaaggatagcggatcatgctctttacatgaccacttgaataatctggtaactccagaaatcaggtTATGAACGGTTTATTAGTGtgcacaaccaaaaaaaaacactccaaaacactgtggtggaaatgatgtgacttgcaaattcattgcacaatgaaaattaaatggaaTGTTACGAGACATACCGGTAGTGGTTTTATGCAACGACTATGTTGATACCGAAATTTTTCCATTAGTAAGAAGCCGTAGTCATTTTCGAGAGGTTCAGAGGCCAAGAGCGACATCTACTGGTGAAactaattagtaaaaaaaaaaaaaaaaacaatcttaaagctacagtgccttgcaaaagtattcggcccccttgaatctcgcaacctttcgccacatttaaggcttcaaacataaagatatgaaatttaatttttttgtcaagaatcaacaacaagtgggacacaatcgtgaagtggaacaacatttattggataatttaaacttttttaacaaataaaaaactgaaaagtggggcgtgcaatattattcggcccctttactttcagtgcagcaaactcactccagaagttcagtgaggatctctgaatgatccaatgttgtcctaaatgaccgatgatgataaatagaatccacctgtgtgtaatcaagtctccgtataaatgcacttgctctgtgatagtctcagggttctgtttaaagtgcagagagcattatgaaaaccaaggaacacaccaggcaggtcctagatactgttgtggagaagtttaaagccggatttggatacaaaaagatttcccaagcttcaaacatctcaaggagcactgtgcaagccatcatattgaaatggaaggagcatcagaccactgcaaatctaccaagacccggccttcCTTCCAAacgttcttctcaaacaaggagaaaactgatcagagatgcagccaagaggcccatgatcactctggatgaactgcagagatctacagctgaggtgggagagtgtccataggacaacaatcagtcgtacactgcacaaatctggcctttatggaagagtggcaagaagaaagccatttctcaaagatatccataaaaagtcttgtttaaagtttgccacaagccacctgggagacacaccaaacatgtggaagaaggtgctctggtcagatgaaaccaaaatggaactttttggccacaatgcaaaacgatatgtttggcgtaaaagcaacacagctcatcaccctgaacacaccatccccactgtcaaacatggtggtggcagcatcatggtttgggcctgcttttcttcagcagggacagggaagatggttaaaattgacgggaagatcgaTGCagtcaaatacaggaacattctggaagaaaatctgttggtatctgcacaagacctgagactgggacggagatttatcttccaacaggacaatgatccaaaacataaagccaaatctacaatggaatggttcaaaaataaacgtatccaggtgttagaatgaccaagtcaaagtccagacctgaatccaatcgagaatctgtggaaagagctgaagactgctgttcacaaacactctccatccaacctcactgagctcgagctgttttgcaaggaagaatgggcaagaatgtcagtctctcgatgtgcaaaactgatagaaacataccccaagcgacttgcagctgtaattggagcaaaaggtggcgctacaaagtattaacgcaagggggccgaataatattgcacgccccacttttcaattttttatttgttaaaaaagtttaaattatccaataaatgttgttccacttcacgattgtgtcccacttgttgttgattcttgacaaaaaaattaaaattttatatctttatgtttgaagcctgaaatgtggcgaaaggttgcaaggttcaagggggccgaatacttttgcaaggcactgtatgtagatTTCCCCTTTCATATTCATTGTTTCCACATTATGTCCAGACTGTTTATATAGTGCCCTATCCGTCCATGTATATAAAGGTATAATATTAAAGTTTTCATGTATCTGTGTTTTACATATGGGCCTGCATAATACTataattaatttagaaaatgttTGTACCATGGTTCAAAAGAATATTTCACCTTATAATCCCTGAATGTTTTGTCTTGTATTGGTGGATGGGGGGATGGGGGGGCACCACAAAGCAtttatgcctagggcaccaaaatagCTAGTGCCGGCCCtggtgcagcgtatggtctgagcactaacaggctgaccccccccacctcttcaatctctgcagcaatgctgacagcactcctgtaacgagtcacatgacattttggagggaaaatgacaagcagtactcaatttggacatttagggatttagtttctaaggggtgtactcacttttgttgccaggggtttacatatttggagttattttgagtggaaaataaattaactctattatataagctgcacacagactacttttcaatgtgtcaaagtgtcattttgtctgtcttgtcccatgaaaagatatacttaaatatctgcagaaatgcgaggggtgtactcacttttgtgatacactgtaagatCAACACATTCATTGTTCTGCCTTTTCTGTAGATCAGGATGTTCATACAGGACCACAAGGACATTGTCAGACAACATCAAAGTAGCTCACACAAGAATGATGCTGAGATGATCAAACATTACAGTATTTAATTTTGACTTGTTGTGTATTATtgcttttatttctttaatttctAAATCTACTGTGTGCAAGATTTTTTGTATACTTATGAAATGGTGGATG of Corythoichthys intestinalis isolate RoL2023-P3 chromosome 3, ASM3026506v1, whole genome shotgun sequence contains these proteins:
- the LOC130913577 gene encoding coiled-coil domain-containing protein 42-like produces the protein MSEGGRCVVTARRRNFDRNDTLNELIKGRLEQEHLVAVLEQRAQTLECLQRCEDELLNKVKTAKKLLTNLVNSPKEQAADQNVKKAEKEANEKEVEMKMLKEEYTQMQHTKQELLLRMQSYTVHQDYMQQVVKLTRFEDEASLAGHLENLLRIREQLCEKQRLAEDQMDQQRKALLTFNSQHHMMLLQCNNQLAQMHRKLDRAHSEAEHWETKWKHIHSTAAKATLLLGQIKMATLNLYELTGGDMEGEKGVPLNDNDTQLDKIRMFIQDHKDIVRQHQSSSHKNDAEMIKHYSI